One genomic region from Rosa rugosa chromosome 1, drRosRugo1.1, whole genome shotgun sequence encodes:
- the LOC133724544 gene encoding tRNA (guanine(9)-N1)-methyltransferase: MEGVENGEKATQCPNCSAVVLSKSAQKKVLKQQRWEAKKAEKKAQEKEHKKREGERKRKEWEETLASLSEDERLKMIESRKSLRKERMDKRSEERDRKTERLNRAKECGQKIVIDLEFSHLMTPSETHSLVQQIMYCYAVNGRSSEPCHLWLTGCKGEMGTQLRRLPGFDKWSVEREDGSYIEALESEKQNLVYLTADSENVVDDLDRSKIYIIGGLVDRNRWKGITMKKAEEQGIQTAKLPIGKYLNMCSSQVLTVNQVVEILLKYLETKDWKASFFQVIPQRKRLQAADDSSEEPQQQKVEGSEKSEEKDDDQYESKKQCANGPSSLEDVTAA; the protein is encoded by the exons ATGGAAGGCGTAGAAAATGGGGAAAAAGCCACGCAATGTCCAAACTGCTCGGCAGTGGTGCTCTCGAAGAGTGCCCAGAAGAAGGTGTTGAAGCAGCAGAGGTGGGAGGCGAAGAAGGCGGAGAAGAAGGCCCAGGAAAAAGAgcacaagaagagagagggagagcggAAGCGGAAGGAATGGGAGGAGACTCTGGCGAGCTTGAGCGAAGACGAGAGGTTGAAGATGATAGAGTCCAGGAAGAGCTTGAGGAAGGAGAGAATGGACAAGAGGTCAGAGGAGCGAGACCGAAAGACGGAGCGGCTCAACAGAGCCAAGGAGTGTGGACAGAAGATTGTGATTGATCTCGAGTTCTCTCACCTCATGACGCCCTCTGAGACCCACAGCCTCGTTCAACAG ATTATGTATTGTTATGCGGTGAATGGGAGGAGTAGTGAGCCGTGTCATCTGTGGCTGACTGGGTGCAAAGGAGAGATGGGTACGCAGTTGCGCAGGCTGCCGGGGTTTGATAAGTGGAGTGTTGAGAGGGAAGATGGGTCCTACATTGAGGCTTTGGAGAGTGAGAAGCAGAATCTGGTGTATCTGACGGCTGATTCGGAAAATGTGGTGGATGATCTTGATCGGAGCAagatatatattattgggggatTGGTGGATCGGAATAGGTGGAAAGGAATCACAATGAAGAAAGCAGAGGAGCAGGGAATCCAAACTGCAAAGCTCCCCATCGGGAAGTACTTGAACATGTGCAGTTCCCAG GTCCTGACTGTGAATCAAGTGGTTGAGATTCTCCTCAAGTACTTGGAAACCAAAGATTGGAAGGCTTCCTTCTTCCAAGTGATTCCACAGCGAAAACGGTTGCAAGCAGCTGATGATTCATCAGAGGAACCTCAACAACAGAAAGTAGAAGGAAGTGAAAAAAGTGAAGAGAAAGATGATGATCAATATGAAAGCAAAAAGCAGTGTGCTAATGGCCCTTCTTCTTTGGAAGATGTGACTGCTGCCTGA
- the LOC133724543 gene encoding chromatin assembly factor 1 subunit FAS2 isoform X2: MKGGTVQINWHDTKPVLTLDFHPHSGILATGGADYDIKLWLINSGEKLPSVSYHNSLSYHSSAINVLRFSPSGEQIASGADGGELIIWKLHATENNQTWKVLKTLSFHRKDVLDLEWSADGSFLISGSVDNSCIIWDANKGSVHQILDSHFHYVQGVAWDPLAKYVASLSSDRTCRIYLKKAQTKTKGADKTNYVCQHVISKAENPSDESKSAKNHLFHDETLPSFFRRLAWSPDGSFLLVPAGSYKVSPATETINTAYVFSRKDLSRPALHLPCASKPIVAVRFCPLAFRLRGTNPSGFFKLPHRIVFAVATLDSLNIYDTESVTPIAVLAGLHYAAITDITWSPDAHYLALSSQDGYCTLVEFENDELGSPIHLSEKKIIGEEDESLVKKPEGMLIKATTKNSLVATEAINEENKISVKKPDDMVIDTAPNTSLVAAKNEISEAERTKQTEAEKKVIGDDRSRVEKPEDMIIDAATNDSLAADIEISEAERKEKKVMGDDSSTVQKPEDMVTEASANYSLANDGKKESPSTVMIPTVNKPTKRRITPMAIDP; encoded by the exons atgaAAGGCGGGACGGTCCAGATCAACTGGCACGACACCAAGCCCGTCCTAACCCTAGATTTCCACCCTCATTCCGGCATTCTCGCCACCGGCGGCGCCGATTACGACATCAAG CTTTGGTTGATAAATTCCGGCGAGAAGCTCCCTTCAGTGTCGTATCATAATAGCCTTTCTTACCATAGTTCTGCTATAAATGTCCTTCGCTTCTCCCCATCTG GAGAACAAATTGCCTCCGGTGCAGATG GAGGCGAGCTGATTATATGGAAGTTGCATGCCACAGAAAATAATCAAACGTGGAAGGTTCTTAAGACATTGTC ATTTCACCGGAAAGACGTGCTGGACCTTGAGTGGTCTGCTGATGGTTCATTTCTCATCTCCGGTTCAGTCGATAATTCATGCATCATATGGGATGCTAACAAAG GTTCTGTCCATCAGATTTTGGATTCCCATTTCCATTATGTTCAAGGTGTGGCATGGGACCCATTGGCCAAGTATGTTGCCTCCCTTAGTTCAGATAGAACTTGTCGCATTTATCTTAAAAAAGCTCAAACAAAAACCAAGGGTGCCGATAAGACAAATTATGTTTGTCAACATGTTATTTCAAAGGCTGAAAACCCTTCAGATGAGTCTAAG TCTGCGAAAAACCATCTCTTTCACGATGAGACACTACCATCTTTTTTCCGGAGGTTAGCGTGGTCACCTGATGGATCATTTCTACTTGTTCCAGCAG GTTCCTACAAAGTATCACCTGCAACAGAAACAATAAATACTGCTTATGTATTTTCAAGAAAGGACCTTTCAAG GCCTGCTCTACATCTCCCTTGCGCCAGCAAACCAATAGTAGCAGTTCGATTCTGCCCTTTGGCTTTTAGACTGCGGGGAACCAATCCAT CGGGGTTCTTTAAGCTTCCCCATCGTATAGTTTTTGCGGTGGCCACTTTAGATTCTCTGAACATTTATGACACAGAGAGTGTTACTCCAATTGCAGTTTTGGCTGGTCTTCATTATGCAGCCATAACAGACATCACATG GTCACCTGATGCCCATTATCTAGCATTATCTTCCCAAGATGGTTACTGCACTTTAGTAGAATTTGAAAATGATGAACTGGGATCACCCATCCATTTGTCAG agaagaaaatcatTGGTGAAGAGGACGAAAGCTTGGTAAAGAAACCAGAGGGCATGTTAATCAAAGCTACTACAAAAAATAGTCTTGTTGCAACTGAAGCCATTAATGAAGAGAACAAAATCTCAGTTAAGAAGCCAGATGACATGGTAATTGACACTGCTCCAAATACAAGTCTTGTTGCAGCCAAAAATGAAATATCAGAAGCAGAAAGGACCAAGCAAACAGAAGCAGAAAAGAAAGTCATAGGTGATGACAGAAGCAGAGTTGAAAAGCCAGAGGACATGATAATTGACGCTGCCACAAATGATAGTCTTGCAGCCGATATTGAAATATCAGAAgcagaaaggaaagaaaagaaagtcaTGGGTGATGACAGTAGCACAGTTCAGAAGCCAGAGGACATGGTAACTGAAGCGTCAGCAAATTATAGTCTTGCAAACGATGGCAAAAAAGAATCACCGAGCACAGTGATGATTCCTACTGTAAATAAGCCTACTAAAAGGCGCATTACACCCATGGCAATTGACCCTTGA
- the LOC133734033 gene encoding cell wall / vacuolar inhibitor of fructosidase 2, with amino-acid sequence MGSSTTSATFSLVILLLLLLQHDHLASADSSLIQKTCKATKYYALCMSSLKSDPTSPTADGKGLAAIIVRIATTNATATSSYLSSQVLSSANDANAKKVLKECADKYGYAGEALQGSLQDLAAESYDYAYMHITAAADYPNACHNAFRRYPALAYPPELARREDALKRICDVVLGILDSLGWD; translated from the coding sequence ATGGGATCTAGTACTACTTCTGCTACATTCTCCTTGGTTATTCTTCTACTACTACTTCTACAACATGATCATTTGGCGAGCGCAGACTCTAGCTTGATCCAGAAAACCTGCAAAGCCACCAAGTACTATGCCCTTTGCATGTCCTCCCTCAAGTCCGATCCCACCAGCCCAACCGCGGACGGCAAGGGCTTGGCGGCTATTATCGTCAGAATTGCGACCACCAATGCCACTGCAACCTCTTCTTACTTGTCCTCCCAAGTGCTCAGCTCTGCAAACGACGCCAACGCCAAGAAGGTGCTGAAGGAGTGTGCTGACAAGTATGGCTACGCTGGCGAGGCCCTGCAGGGTTCGCTGCAGGACCTGGCGGCGGAGTCTTATGACTACGCTTACATGCACATCACTGCAGCTGCCGACTACCCTAATGCTTGCCACAATGCGTTTAGAAGGTATCCGGCGTTGGCTTATCCACCGGAGCTTGCTAGAAGAGAGGATGCGTTGAAGCGGATTTGTGATGTGGTTTTGGGAATTCTTGATAGTCTTGGTTGGGATTAG
- the LOC133724543 gene encoding chromatin assembly factor 1 subunit FAS2 isoform X1: MKGGTVQINWHDTKPVLTLDFHPHSGILATGGADYDIKLWLINSGEKLPSVSYHNSLSYHSSAINVLRFSPSGEQIASGADGGELIIWKLHATENNQTWKVLKTLSFHRKDVLDLEWSADGSFLISGSVDNSCIIWDANKGSVHQILDSHFHYVQGVAWDPLAKYVASLSSDRTCRIYLKKAQTKTKGADKTNYVCQHVISKAENPSDESKSAKNHLFHDETLPSFFRRLAWSPDGSFLLVPAGSYKVSPATETINTAYVFSRKDLSRPALHLPCASKPIVAVRFCPLAFRLRGTNPSGFFKLPHRIVFAVATLDSLNIYDTESVTPIAVLAGLHYAAITDITWSPDAHYLALSSQDGYCTLVEFENDELGSPIHLSEEKKIIGEEDESLVKKPEGMLIKATTKNSLVATEAINEENKISVKKPDDMVIDTAPNTSLVAAKNEISEAERTKQTEAEKKVIGDDRSRVEKPEDMIIDAATNDSLAADIEISEAERKEKKVMGDDSSTVQKPEDMVTEASANYSLANDGKKESPSTVMIPTVNKPTKRRITPMAIDP; this comes from the exons atgaAAGGCGGGACGGTCCAGATCAACTGGCACGACACCAAGCCCGTCCTAACCCTAGATTTCCACCCTCATTCCGGCATTCTCGCCACCGGCGGCGCCGATTACGACATCAAG CTTTGGTTGATAAATTCCGGCGAGAAGCTCCCTTCAGTGTCGTATCATAATAGCCTTTCTTACCATAGTTCTGCTATAAATGTCCTTCGCTTCTCCCCATCTG GAGAACAAATTGCCTCCGGTGCAGATG GAGGCGAGCTGATTATATGGAAGTTGCATGCCACAGAAAATAATCAAACGTGGAAGGTTCTTAAGACATTGTC ATTTCACCGGAAAGACGTGCTGGACCTTGAGTGGTCTGCTGATGGTTCATTTCTCATCTCCGGTTCAGTCGATAATTCATGCATCATATGGGATGCTAACAAAG GTTCTGTCCATCAGATTTTGGATTCCCATTTCCATTATGTTCAAGGTGTGGCATGGGACCCATTGGCCAAGTATGTTGCCTCCCTTAGTTCAGATAGAACTTGTCGCATTTATCTTAAAAAAGCTCAAACAAAAACCAAGGGTGCCGATAAGACAAATTATGTTTGTCAACATGTTATTTCAAAGGCTGAAAACCCTTCAGATGAGTCTAAG TCTGCGAAAAACCATCTCTTTCACGATGAGACACTACCATCTTTTTTCCGGAGGTTAGCGTGGTCACCTGATGGATCATTTCTACTTGTTCCAGCAG GTTCCTACAAAGTATCACCTGCAACAGAAACAATAAATACTGCTTATGTATTTTCAAGAAAGGACCTTTCAAG GCCTGCTCTACATCTCCCTTGCGCCAGCAAACCAATAGTAGCAGTTCGATTCTGCCCTTTGGCTTTTAGACTGCGGGGAACCAATCCAT CGGGGTTCTTTAAGCTTCCCCATCGTATAGTTTTTGCGGTGGCCACTTTAGATTCTCTGAACATTTATGACACAGAGAGTGTTACTCCAATTGCAGTTTTGGCTGGTCTTCATTATGCAGCCATAACAGACATCACATG GTCACCTGATGCCCATTATCTAGCATTATCTTCCCAAGATGGTTACTGCACTTTAGTAGAATTTGAAAATGATGAACTGGGATCACCCATCCATTTGTCAG aagagaagaaaatcatTGGTGAAGAGGACGAAAGCTTGGTAAAGAAACCAGAGGGCATGTTAATCAAAGCTACTACAAAAAATAGTCTTGTTGCAACTGAAGCCATTAATGAAGAGAACAAAATCTCAGTTAAGAAGCCAGATGACATGGTAATTGACACTGCTCCAAATACAAGTCTTGTTGCAGCCAAAAATGAAATATCAGAAGCAGAAAGGACCAAGCAAACAGAAGCAGAAAAGAAAGTCATAGGTGATGACAGAAGCAGAGTTGAAAAGCCAGAGGACATGATAATTGACGCTGCCACAAATGATAGTCTTGCAGCCGATATTGAAATATCAGAAgcagaaaggaaagaaaagaaagtcaTGGGTGATGACAGTAGCACAGTTCAGAAGCCAGAGGACATGGTAACTGAAGCGTCAGCAAATTATAGTCTTGCAAACGATGGCAAAAAAGAATCACCGAGCACAGTGATGATTCCTACTGTAAATAAGCCTACTAAAAGGCGCATTACACCCATGGCAATTGACCCTTGA